The Pseudomonas sp. DG56-2 genome contains a region encoding:
- a CDS encoding response regulator transcription factor — translation MSDEIQVEGEELPHLLLVDDDATFTRVMARAMSRRGFRVSTAGSAEEGLLLAQQDVPDYAALDLKMDGDSGLVLLPKLLELDPEMRVVILTGYSSIATAVEAIKRGACNYLCKPADADDVLAALLSTHADLDSLVPENPMSVDRLQWEHIQRVLTEHEGNISATARALGMHRRTLQRKLQKRPVRR, via the coding sequence ATGAGTGATGAAATCCAGGTTGAAGGCGAAGAGCTCCCGCACTTGTTGCTGGTAGACGACGACGCCACCTTTACTCGAGTCATGGCGCGGGCCATGAGTCGCCGAGGTTTTCGCGTGAGCACGGCGGGTTCCGCTGAAGAGGGGTTGTTGCTTGCCCAGCAGGATGTACCGGACTACGCCGCCCTGGATTTGAAGATGGATGGCGACTCGGGCCTGGTGTTGTTGCCCAAGCTGCTTGAACTCGATCCGGAAATGCGCGTGGTGATCCTCACCGGTTACTCGAGTATCGCTACGGCGGTGGAAGCCATCAAGCGCGGCGCCTGCAACTACCTGTGCAAACCGGCCGATGCCGACGATGTACTGGCGGCCTTGTTGTCCACCCACGCAGATCTTGACAGCCTGGTACCGGAAAACCCGATGTCGGTAGACCGTCTGCAGTGGGAACATATTCAGCGCGTGTTGACCGAGCACGAAGGTAATATCTCTGCCACGGCACGTGCCCTGGGTATGCATCGTCGTACCTTGCAGCGCAAACTGCAGAAGCGCCCGGTTCGGCGCTGA